In the Kitasatospora terrestris genome, one interval contains:
- a CDS encoding GNAT family N-acetyltransferase, producing MMVRPLRDTAADAEAVLAVARAAFADLDGRSPDEPVTAAGARREVRNAARARHLARTDPDGCWLAEHEGEPVGAALSLRREGLWVLTLFVVRPEAQGNGVGRLLLERAAAYGRGCLRGMLCASPSPAAARRYRKAGFTLHPAMRLTGAVDRSGLVDPGDIPVHPGNATQLHLLDSVDRRLRGSAHGVDHGFMLAHFEELLVVDALAGSGYCYRDGGEVVLLAATSKRIAARLLREALARVPEGTEACVQFLTAEQEWAVDVGLELGLGLQTRGYLAVRGMKPPSPYVPNGGFL from the coding sequence GTGATGGTTCGCCCGCTCCGAGACACCGCGGCTGACGCCGAAGCCGTCCTGGCGGTCGCCCGGGCCGCGTTCGCCGACCTCGACGGGCGGTCGCCCGACGAGCCCGTGACCGCCGCCGGCGCGCGGCGCGAGGTGCGCAACGCCGCCCGGGCCCGGCACCTCGCCCGCACCGACCCGGACGGCTGCTGGCTGGCCGAGCACGAGGGCGAGCCGGTGGGCGCGGCGCTCTCGCTGCGGCGGGAGGGCCTGTGGGTGCTCACCCTGTTCGTGGTCCGGCCGGAGGCCCAGGGCAACGGGGTCGGGCGGCTGCTGCTGGAGCGGGCCGCCGCGTACGGGCGGGGGTGCCTGCGCGGGATGCTGTGCGCCTCGCCGTCACCGGCGGCGGCCCGGCGGTACCGGAAGGCCGGGTTCACCCTGCACCCGGCGATGCGGCTGACCGGGGCCGTCGACCGGTCCGGGCTGGTGGACCCGGGCGACATTCCGGTGCACCCGGGCAACGCGACCCAGCTGCACCTGCTCGACTCGGTGGACCGCCGGCTGCGCGGCTCGGCGCACGGCGTCGACCACGGGTTCATGCTCGCCCACTTCGAGGAGCTGCTGGTGGTCGACGCCCTGGCCGGCAGCGGCTACTGCTACCGGGACGGCGGCGAGGTGGTGCTCCTCGCCGCCACCTCCAAGCGGATCGCCGCCCGCCTGCTGCGCGAGGCGCTGGCCCGCGTCCCGGAGGGCACCGAGGCCTGCGTCCAGTTCCTCACCGCCGAGCAGGAGTGGGCGGTGGACGTCGGCCTGGAGCTCGGCCTGGGCCTGCAGACCCGCGGCTACCTGGCGGTGCGGGGCATGAAGCCGCCGAGCCCGTACGTGCCGAACGGCGGCTTCCTGTGA